One bacterium genomic window, CGCATAGTGGTCCTCTTCATCCGGGTTGAGATAGACCTCCCGGCCCTTGCCGACCATGACCTTTCCCTCGCTCACCCGCCAGTACGGCGTGGTCATGAATCCGTATTCGTCAACCCGACCATAGGTCGCCACCGTCGAGATCAGTCCGATGTTCGGGCCTTCTGGTGTCTCAATCGGACAGATCCGGCCGTAGTGAGAATAGTGGACGTCCCGCACTTCGAAGCCCGCAGTCTCTTTGGTCAGTCCACCCGGACCCAGGGTTGACACCCTCCGCTTGTGCGTCAGCTCGGTCAGAGGGTTGGTTTGCTCCATGAACTGGCACAGCTGGCTCTGGGTGAAGAACTGCATGATGGCATTGGCCACGACGCGCGTGTTGACCAGTTCCTGAGGCGTCAGCAGGCTGTCATCGATGAACGCTGCCCGCTCACGGATATTCTGCGCCAGCTGCATCAGGGCGGCGCGGAACTGGTTCTCGAGCAGTTCGCCCACGCGCTTCACCCTGCGGGCGGAGAGATGGTCAACGTCGTCAGCCTGGTACCGGATCGGTTCGGCAACCGTCTTCCGGCCTCTGGCACCCACGATTTTCTCGGCCTTCTTGCCGCGCCCCTCGTCGTAGTACGTCATCTCAAGTTCGGCCCTGCGCTCGTACCAGTGGTACTGGTCCGGCAGCAATTCCTGTTCCTTGAGTCCGGCGAACGTCTTGTCGCGTTCCTCCGACGAACCGGCATCGTAGCGGATCTGGTACAGCCGGCCTTCACCGGCAAACAGGAGGAGGTGCGAGACAATCTCCAGCACGTCATTCCTCTGCAAGCCGGTCTGGCTGAGTGGGACCTTGGCCATGAGCCGCTGGTTTAGCTTGTACCGTCCGACTGCGCCAAGGTCAAACCGCTTCTCGTCGAAGAGCATGCCGAGGATTACCGACTCGGCCAGTTCAATCGAATGGGGCGCGATTGAACGCAGCCGGTAGTAGATGCGTTTGATGGCATCTTCCTTCGACGTGGTTCGGTCCGAGCGCAGAGTGTTGGCTACGATGTCGAGCCCGGCCGGGTTTCCTTCGACCACCCATCCCTCGGTGACGTCCTTCGACGACAGGAAGTCAAGCAAACCCTCAGTCACGTACTCGCCGGCGCGCGCCCATGACTCGCCCGACTCGGACTTGATGTCCCGGGCCAGAACCTGCCCGGGCGCGAACGCCTGCTGAGTTACGCGAAACAGCTTTGCGACGATGTCTTCGTGGGAGTAACCGATCGCCCGCATGAAGGTCGCGGCGGAGATCCTCCGCTTTCGGTCAAGCAGCACGAGCATTGAGTTATGTTTGTCCACGACCAGCTCGAACCAGGCGCCGCGCAGCGGCACCAGCAACGCCGAGAACTCGTCGCCGTCGCGGGAGAAATAGACGCCCGGCGACCGGTGGAGCTGACTGACGATCACCCGCTCGACCCCGTTGATGATGAACGTACCGTTGGCGGTCATCCATGGCAGCTCGCAGATGAAGACTTCCTGTTCGAGGATGTCCTTGACTCTATCGCTGCCCGGCGCGGCCTGCCCTTCGGCTGAGACGAACTCCTTCTTGACCATCCGAAACACGACCTTGAGCGGCATCGAGTAGTTGACGCCCTTGGCCATGGCTTCGTCCGGTGTGTACTTCGGCTCGCCGAAATTGTAGCCGACGTACTCCAGCCGGAAGTTCTTGTGCGCGTCCTCAATCGGGAACGTCTCCCGCAGCACGCCCTCGAGCCCGCGCGGCTCGCGCCGTGCCGGGTCGCTGTCGAACTGGGCGAACTCTCGGAAGGAATCGAGCTGCAGCGAAAGCAGGCTCGGAATCTCTAAGTGAGTAGAGCTCCTAGAGAAGTCTAGCTGTTCCATTCTGCGAGCCTCCCCCGTGATCGGTCGATAACAGGAATGACTGACTGCGAATCACGAACCGTGATTCTGACTCTCGTCACTCGCCGCTTCTACTTGATCTCGACCTTGGCGCCCACCTCTTCGAGCTTCGCCTTGATCTTGGCGGCGTCTTCCTTCGTCACGTTCTCCTTGACCACGCTCGGGGTCTTGTCGATGATGTCCTTGGCCTCCTTCAACCCGAGCTGGGTGACAGCACGCAGTTCCTTGAGCACCTGTATCTTCTTGTCACCGACCGATACCAGCGTCACGGTGAACTCGCTCTGCTCCTCTGCCTTCGCTTCGGCCGGGGCAGCAGCGCCGGCCGCCGGCATCGGGCCGGCCGCCATGAACGCCGGAGCCGACACGCCGAACTTCTCCTTCAAGGTCTTCACCAACTCTGCCAATTCGGTAACTGTCAGGCCTTCGATTGTCTCGATGACCTGCTGGATTTTGGTTTCCGCCATCAATCCTCCTGGACTGTTAAACTGCCGCAAGCGACTGCGGCAAACCTATCGATCCCGTCGTTATGAAGCAGCAATTCTATTCTCAACTCTTGTCTCACGCGGCAGCCGGCGCTTCGGAAGCAGGGGCTTCGGAAGTCGGAGTCGCAGGTGTCGGCCGGTCTTTGACCTGGTCGAGCACCCAGACCAGGTCAGACAGCAACCCGTCGAGGCTCATCACAAGCCCATAGATGGGACCCTGGAGCACGCCCACGACCTCGCTGCGAAGTTCGCTCTTGGTCGGCAACCCGGCGATGAAATCGAACTGGCTGGCCGGGTACAGCACCCGGTCCAGGTACGCTCCCTTCACCTTCAGGGCCGCCATCTTCTTCATCTGCTCGCGGATGGTCCGGGCCGGTGCGACCGGATCGTCGCCGGCGAATACCAGCGACGTGGGCCCGGTCAGGAGCTTCTCAATGTCGGCCGGCACGCCGCTCTCGATCAACGCCCGCAGCGCCAGCCGGTTCTTGACGACGCGCACCTTCACCTTCGACTCGCCCAGCTTGCGGCGGAGGGCGTTGAAGTCGTTGGCGGCGAGCTTCGTGAAATCAATGAAGTAGAGAGCCGAGGCCTTGCCGATCCTTTCCTTCAGCCCGGCTACGGCATCAACCTTCACCTGCTTGGGCATGGCTAAGCTCCCTTCCTGGCTGTATCAAGGAACTCGCGGACGTCGACTCTGACGCCCGGTCCCATGGTCGACGACAGCACGATATTGTGAACGAACTGACCTTTGGCCGTCGCCGGCTTGGCCCGGACTATTTCGGCAACAAAACTGCGAACGTTCTCAGTAAGTTTGTCCGGCTCAAACGATGCCTTACCAACTAGCGCGTGAATGTTGCCCGTCTTGTCGGTGCGGTACTTGATTCGGCCGCCCTTCAGACTCTTCACGGTCGGGGTCACATCAAATGTCACGGTCTGGGTCTTGGGCGACGGCATCAGGCCGCGTGGCCCCAGTACCTTGCCCAGGCGGCCCACCGCCGACATCGTGTCGGGTGTGGCAACCGCGACATCAAAGTCGAACCAGCCGCCTTGGACCTTCTCCACCAGGTCTTCGAAGCCCGCGTAGTCGGCCCCGGCTGCGAGCGCCTCATCCACCTTCTCGCCCTTGGCAAAAACCAGCACCTTCACCTGTTTGCCGGTGCCGTTGGGCAGGGAAACCGTGCCCGAAACGAGCTGGTCGGTCTTCTTGGGATCGATTCCCAGCTTGATGGCGATGTCGACCGATTCGTCGAATTTGGCCGTCGCGTTCTGCTTGACCAACCCGACCGCCTCGGCAAGCGGATGCAGTTGCTGGTGCTCGAGCTTCTCCGCGAGCGAACGGAAGCGCTTGCTGTGCCGTCTCATGATTCCGCCACGTTCATGCCCATCGCGCGGGCCGTTCCTTCGATAATCTTCATCGCGGCTTCGATGTCCGCCGCGTTCAAATCACGCATCTTCCGTTCCGCAATCTCCCGGACAGCCTTGCGGCTGACCGTGCCGACCGTTGCCCGGTTAGGCTCTCCCGAGCCCTTGGCCAGGCCGGCCGCCTGCTTTAGGAGTACGGACGCGGGTGGGGTCTTGGTGACGAACGTGAACTTCCGATCCGAGTAGACGGTCAGAACAACCGGGATCACCATGCCGGGAGTCTCCTTGCGGGTCGCCTCGTTGAACGACTTGATGAACTCCGCAATGTTTACTCCGTGTTGGCCCAGGGCCGGGCCGACCGGCGGTGCCGCGGTTGCCTGGCCGGCCGGGATCTGGAGTCTCACGACCGCCGCAACCTTCTTAACCATTACTCGCTCCTCCTAGCATCATTGTCGAATGCCGAATGACGACTGCCGAATTGCGGAACGTCCGGTAATCGGAAATCGTCAATCTCAAATCGTAAATCCCTATATTGGCTGGACGTCAAGGAAGTCCAGATCAATGGGTGTGGGCCGACCGAAAATCGTGACGATGACCTTCACCCGTCGGCGTTCGGCGAATAGTTCATCCACCGTTCCCGTGAATCCGGCGAACGGTCCTTTGGCCACCTTGACATTCTCGCCCTTCTCAAACGGAGCCTCGGGCTCGGCCTGGTCGCGCCCCCGCTCGATCTGATCGAGCATGGCTGTCACCTCGTCCTCGGACAACGCCATCGGCTCGATCTTCGTCCCCAGCAGATGGGTAACCCCGGGCAGAGAGGTAATCATCGTCAGCGACTGCTCGTTCAACTCCATCTCGACTACGATGTAGCCCGGATACAGCCGCCGCTCCTCGGCGACGATCTTCGACTTGCGCACCCGCGCCACCTTTTCGGCCGGCATTATCACACGGCCGAACAGCCCAGGCTGATTGAGCCGTTCAATCGCCTTCTCCAGCAACTCTTTCACCCGCTTCTCGCGGCCGGTATAGGTATGGACGACGTAGAACTTCATGCGTCCTGAGCCTACTTGAGGATAGCGCCCAGCAGGTGGGAGAAGATGAAGTCGAAGACTCCGATGAATAGCGACATCACGGCCGAGAACAGAAGCACTACCAGCGTCGTGGTCCAGAGCTCCTTGCCCCGCACCCACGACACCTTCTTCATCTCGGCCACCACATCGGCCAAGTAGTTCTTTATCTGCTTGTAAAGATCCTTCATCTGCAGTTACAGGCCAGGAGGGATTTGAACCCCCAACCTACGGATTTGGAGTCCGCCGCTCTGCCGTTAGAGCTACTGGCCTATTTAACCTCCTTGTGCAACGTATGCTTCCGGCACGAAGAACAGAACTTCTTCGCTTCGAAGCGCTCAGTCTTCTTCTTGTTCTTCGTCGTGTGATAGTTCCGGTTCTTGCACTCGGAGCACGCCAGCGTAAGGAAGGTCCGCATTTCGCCCGACTACTCGACGATCTGAATCACTGTGCCGGCGCCGACGGTACGACCACCCTCGCGGATGGCGAACTTGGAGTTCTGCTCCAGCGCCACTTCGCTGATGAGCTCGATGTCCATCGTGACGTGGTCACC contains:
- the nusG gene encoding transcription termination/antitermination protein NusG, whose amino-acid sequence is MKFYVVHTYTGREKRVKELLEKAIERLNQPGLFGRVIMPAEKVARVRKSKIVAEERRLYPGYIVVEMELNEQSLTMITSLPGVTHLLGTKIEPMALSEDEVTAMLDQIERGRDQAEPEAPFEKGENVKVAKGPFAGFTGTVDELFAERRRVKVIVTIFGRPTPIDLDFLDVQPI
- the secE gene encoding preprotein translocase subunit SecE, with the translated sequence MKDLYKQIKNYLADVVAEMKKVSWVRGKELWTTTLVVLLFSAVMSLFIGVFDFIFSHLLGAILK
- the rplL gene encoding 50S ribosomal protein L7/L12, whose protein sequence is MAETKIQQVIETIEGLTVTELAELVKTLKEKFGVSAPAFMAAGPMPAAGAAAPAEAKAEEQSEFTVTLVSVGDKKIQVLKELRAVTQLGLKEAKDIIDKTPSVVKENVTKEDAAKIKAKLEEVGAKVEIK
- the rpmG gene encoding 50S ribosomal protein L33, producing MRTFLTLACSECKNRNYHTTKNKKKTERFEAKKFCSSCRKHTLHKEVK
- the rplJ gene encoding 50S ribosomal protein L10, giving the protein MPKQVKVDAVAGLKERIGKASALYFIDFTKLAANDFNALRRKLGESKVKVRVVKNRLALRALIESGVPADIEKLLTGPTSLVFAGDDPVAPARTIREQMKKMAALKVKGAYLDRVLYPASQFDFIAGLPTKSELRSEVVGVLQGPIYGLVMSLDGLLSDLVWVLDQVKDRPTPATPTSEAPASEAPAAA
- the rplA gene encoding 50S ribosomal protein L1; translation: MRRHSKRFRSLAEKLEHQQLHPLAEAVGLVKQNATAKFDESVDIAIKLGIDPKKTDQLVSGTVSLPNGTGKQVKVLVFAKGEKVDEALAAGADYAGFEDLVEKVQGGWFDFDVAVATPDTMSAVGRLGKVLGPRGLMPSPKTQTVTFDVTPTVKSLKGGRIKYRTDKTGNIHALVGKASFEPDKLTENVRSFVAEIVRAKPATAKGQFVHNIVLSSTMGPGVRVDVREFLDTARKGA
- the rplK gene encoding 50S ribosomal protein L11, which encodes MVKKVAAVVRLQIPAGQATAAPPVGPALGQHGVNIAEFIKSFNEATRKETPGMVIPVVLTVYSDRKFTFVTKTPPASVLLKQAAGLAKGSGEPNRATVGTVSRKAVREIAERKMRDLNAADIEAAMKIIEGTARAMGMNVAES